In a genomic window of Tachysurus vachellii isolate PV-2020 chromosome 13, HZAU_Pvac_v1, whole genome shotgun sequence:
- the ndufa1 gene encoding NADH dehydrogenase [ubiquinone] 1 alpha subcomplex subunit 1: MWYEILPGFAIMTVCLIVPGVATSQIQKFTNGRKEKRIARVPYQWYLMERDKRVSGTGLYYQSKGLENIK; this comes from the exons ATGTGGTATGAAATATTGCCTGGATTTGCTATAATGACGGTTTGTTTGATCGTTCCTGGAGTGGCAACTTCTCAAATACAGAAATTTACTAACGGTAGAAAG GAGAAAAGAATCGCAAGAGTTCCTTACCAGTGGTACCTGATGGAAAGAGACAAGAGGGTGTCAGGGACTGGACTGTATTACCAGTCAAAG gGACTTGAAAACATTAAATGA